From the Saccharomonospora marina XMU15 genome, the window GGCGCGATCTTCTTGATGGCGACCAGCGCTATCGGTCCCGGCTTCATCACACAGACGACAGCGTTCACAGTGCAACTGGGCGCCGCGTTCGCGTTCGCGATCCTGCTGTCCATCCTGATCGACATCGCGGTGCAGCTGAACGTGTGGCGTGTGATCGGCGTGTCGGGGATGCGAGCCCAGGAACTGGGCAACCGGGTGCTGCCCGGACTCGGGTTCGTGATGGCGGCCCTGGTCGTCTTCGGTGGCCTGGTGTTCAACATCGGCAACATCGCGGGCACCTCGCTGGGTCTGGACGCGCTGTTCGGTGTGGACGTCAAGATCGGTGGAGCCATCTCCGCTGTCATCGCGATCGCGATCTTCCTGAGCAAGAAGGCCGGCGTGGCGATGGACCGCATCGTGGTGGTGCTCGGTGTCCTCATGATCGCGCTGACCATCTATGTCGCGATCGCCTCCGGCCCTCCCGTGGGTGAGGCCATGCGCCAGTCGGTGATCCCGGACGAGGTCGACTTCCTGGCGATCACGACGCTGATCGGTGGCACGGTCGGTGGTTACATCACCTATGCGGGTGCGCACCGGCTCGTCGACGCCGGGGTGAAGGGTCCGGAGCAGGTCGTTCAGGTCAGCCGCAGTTCGGTCGTCTCGTTGCTGGTCACCGGGGTCATGCGGATCGTGCTGTTCCTCGCCATCCTCGGGGTGGTGGCCGCGGGCGTCACGCTCGGAGACGGCAACCCGACGGCCGCCGCGTTCCAGCACGCCGCGGGTGAGGTCGGGCTGCGCCTGTTCGGCATGATCCTCTGGGGTGCCGCCATCACGTCGGTGATCGGTGCGTCCTACACCTCGGTTTCGTTCATCGCGTCGTTCTCGCCCGTACTGGAGCGTCGCCGGAACTGGCTGGTTGTCGCCTTCATCGCGATCTCGTTGACGGCGTTCCTGATGATGGAGCAGGCGCCGACGACGTTGCTGATCCTCGCGGGTGCGCTCAACGGTCTGATCCTGCCGGTCGGCTTCGGCGTGCTGATGTGGGTCGCGGCGAGGCGGCGGGACCTGCTGGGTGGCTACAACTATCCGAAGTGGCTGATGGGCATCGGCGTGGTGACCTGGCTGCTCACGCTGTACCTGGGCTGGAAGGCACTCAGTGGCATCACCGCACTCTGGAGCTGAGGACCGACCGTTGGATCTCAATTCGGACCTCGCGGAAGGCTTCGGACGTTGGACGCTGGGTGACGATGCGGCGCTGCTCGACATCGTCACCAGCGCCAACGTTGCCTGTGGCTTCCATGCGGGAGACCCGGGCGCGATTCGCAGGACCTGCGAGAAGGCGGCCGAGAACGGGGTGGCGATCGGCGCTCAGGTCGGCTACCGCGACCTGGCGGGCTTCGGGCGCCGGTTCATCGACATGGACCCCGTCGAACTGATCGACGACCTGATCTACCAGATCGGTGCGGTGTCGGGACTGGCGCGCGTGGTGGGCACCGAGGTGACCTATGTGAAGCCGCACGGTGCCCTCTACAACGCCATCGCCGAGCACGAGGAGCAGGCGCAGGCGGTGATCGAGGCGGTGCGCCAGTACGACCCTTCGCTGGTGGTGCTGGGCCTTGCCGGTGCCGACTGGCTCGGCTGGGCCGAACAGGCGGGACTGCGCACCGTGCACGAAGCGTTCGCCGACCGGGCCTACACACCGGACGGGAAGCTGGTTTCCCGCAGGCAGCCCGGTGCGGTGCTGCACGATGCGCAGGAGATCGCGCGGCGGTGCCTGCGCATCGCGCGGGGCGAACCCATCGAGGCGATCGACGGCAGTCAGCTTGTCGTTCGCGCCGGATCGATCTGCGTGCACGGCGACAGTCCCGGCGCGGTGGGGATCGCGAACGAGGTCCGCACCGCTCTCACCGCCGGTGGGGTGCGGCTGAAGCCGTTCGCTCCCGCAACGGTCGCGGTCTCGAACTGAAGCGGCCCGGGCGGCAGGTAGCCAAGGAGAGAAGAGAACCAGGAGACATGGTGAGTGCGGCATTGGAGATCTTGCAGAGCGGTCCTTTGTCGACGATCCAGGACCTCGGAAGACCGGGATACGCCGCTACGGGGGTGGGGGAAAGCGGCGCGGCCGACCGCGGATCGCTGCGGTTGGCCAACCGGCTGGTCGGCAACGACGAGAATGCCGCCGCCATCGAGGTCACGCTGGGTGGTCTGGAGTTGCGGGCGGGCAGTGCCGTCGCCGTGGCCGTCACGGGCGCGCCGTGCGAGGTCACCACAGGCGGGCGCCCGCAGCCCATGAACACGCTGCTCGACCTCGCGGCTGGAGCCATCCTCCGGCTGGGAATCGCCCGGCGTGGCCTGCGCAGCTACGTGGCCGTGCGTGGCGGCATCGACGTCCAGCCAGTCCTCGGTTCCCGATCTACCGACCTGCTGTCCGGGCTGGGTCCCGCTCCGCTCTCGCCGGGGGCGCGACTGCCGGTCGGCTCCGAACCCGCGATCCGGCCCATGGAAGGCAGGCCGTCGCAGCGGTTCGACACCGACGACCTGGTGTTGCGGGTCGTCCCGGGTCCGCGGGACAGCTGGTTCACCAGGTCCGCGTTGAAGAGACTGCTCAGCGAGTCCTATGTGGTCACCTCGGAGACCAACCGGATCGGCGTCCGGCTCGACGGTCCCGCCCTCACCCGGGTTCGGCACGGCGATCTGCCCAGCGAGGGGCTGGTGGCAGGCGGTCTGCTCGTCCCGCCTTCGGGAAAACCGACGCTGTCCCTTGTCAACCACCCGGTGCTGGGCGATTTTCCCGCCATCGCGACGGTGCTGGCCGCCGATCTCGACAAGGCCGCACAGGCAAGGCCGGGCCAGCGCCTGAATTTCGTCGCACTCGACGCGCTCGCCGCGCGCGCCGCCTGATCCACCGAGCAGTTTGGAGGAAGCCGGACATGCCCGAAGCCGCCTCACGTCGTGATCTGACGAATCGGGACAGGGAACTGCTGCGTGCCGTGGCTGCCGGCCGGGTGGAGCTTTCCTGTGGTAGCGCGCCGGACTTCTTTGTGGACGGTGTCGCGTGGTGTGATCAGTTCGGCGCTCGCGGGCTCGTCCGTGACGGACTCATCTGCCAGCAGCGTGCCGGTCGATTCGGCGATCGGGTGAGCGCTCGCCTCACCACGGAGGGTGTGAGACGCGCCGAGCGAGGCTGAGCCCGGCGTTCGGCCGCTAGGCCCGCGAACCCACTCGCCTGCGTAGCCACGACATCGCGCGACCCCGGATACCGCTGTGGTGCCGGATCTGCCTGCCCGCAGCGGGTCGGGAGTGGACGAGGCACGCGTCGCACGGCACCTCGCGCGAGGTGACCAGACCGTTCTCTGCGTCTATCACGGTCTCGAGCAGCCAGCCACTGCCGTCGCCGCAGATTCCGCACTTGACCTTCCCTGTCGCCATGGCAAGAATTGTCCCGGTCGCCGCTTACACCTCTCTGACAACGAAAACCGGCCACTCGCCCACGTTCTCGCACGTCAGCAGGCAGATCAACGGCGCGAAACCGGCTGCCACGGCAGCGGTACGGCAGCCTCCTCGCCCGCGCTCAGTACAGTGAGGACAGCGGGGGAGACGCTCAGTTCACGACCTGGAACGACACGTGCTGACCGGGCCTGGCCTGCGCCACCACGGGCAGGTCTTCGGTGGTGACAACGGCGAGCACGGGATAGCCGTCGGTCACCGGATGGTCGGCGAGCAGAAGCTGCGGCTGGCCGGAATGCGGGACCTGGATGGCGCCGGGGACCATTCCCTCGCTGGGGAGTTCACGCTGAATCGATCGCCGCAGGGCAGGTCCTCGCAACCGGACGGCCGTTCGATCGCTGTCCTGCGAGACGACGTAGGTGGAGTCCTGGAGGATGTCCAACGCATCGGGCGCGAACCAGCCCGCTCGTGGCCCGGCGGTGATGCGCACGATCAGGCTGCTGCTCGGTGGATCGGCAACCGGGGCGGTGGTGTAGGCGCGTTGGTGCCGCAGCTGGTCGGTGCCGATGGGGAGCACGTCCCCCGCGGTCAGCGGTGTGGGACCCAAGCCTGCCCGGACATCGGTCGAGCGCGACGAGAGCGTTTGTGGCACGCCGATTCCGCCGCGCACGGAGATGTAGGTACGTACTCCCGTGGCCGGCTTGCCAACTACCACCTGCTCGCCCGCCGCCACGGCGAAGGGCGTGTTCATCGCTTCGCCGTAGCCCTCGCGGCTGATGGGGCACGGGGCGCCAGTGACGGCGACCCTGGCCGCGCGGTGGAACCGCAGTGCGAGCCCGCCGAACGTCAGCTCCAGACACGCGGCGCCGTCGGGGTTGCCGACGAGCCGGTTGGCCAGTCTGGCCGAGCGAGGGTCGGCCGCACCAGCATGCCCGATCCCCAGCTGTGCCATGCCGTGCCTGCCCAGATCCTGCACGGTCGACATGCCACCGGCTTCGACGACCTCGATCACCGAATCGCCGGGAACGGGCGTGCCCGCGGTCGGCCGCGATCCGTTCGATGTGGACACGTCGGTTCGCAGGTGTGTGACCGGGTCGAAACGCACCCGCGCTCCGGGGCGCAGCAGGGCCTGCGGCCGCCGGTGGGGGTCCCACAGCGCCACATCGGTGCGTCCCAGCAGTTGCCACCCCCCGGGCGCGGTCTGCGGGTAGACACCGGTGTAGGCGTCGGCGATCGCGACGGCACCCGCGGGCACGCCCGGACGGGGGTTCGGTCTTCTCGGCACGTGCAACCGTGGGTCCAGGCCGGTCAGGTAGGCGAAGCCGGGGGCGAACCCGCCGAAGCGCACGACGTACTCCGGTTCCGCATGTGCGGCGGTCACCTCGTCGATGTCGAGGCCGGTCAGCCGTGACACCTCCGCGAGGTCCTCCCCGTCGTAGACCACGGGAAGGGTCACCAGGTCGCCCTCGGGCGGCTCGACAGCGACTGGTGTGGTCGCCTGGATCCGCCGGGTCAGCGTCGAGGCGTCGGTCACCCAGGGCTCGTAGCACACCAGCACGGTGCGGGCGCCCGGCACGAGGTCGGTCACCCCTGCCGGAGGGTTCTCGGTGAGAGCGGCATGCAGTCCGAGAACGGTCTCGAAGTCGGCCACGTCGACCAGAAGAGCTTGCTCGCCGTAGGGGTGAACTCGCATCCAACGCTCCGCCCGTTGAGCCGCTAGTTGTTCAACAACTTAGCACAACGAGAGGATTGTTCAACAATCTCGGAGGTTGTGTCGAGCTACCGTGGACGCCCGCGGGCGACCGCTCAGTTGTCCTCGCCCTTCTTGTCGTCCTCGCCTTTCTTGTCGGTCTCGCCCTTGCCCTTCTTCTCGTCCTTGTTGTCCTCGTCCTTGTCCGACTCGGGTGGCGCGCTGCGTTGCCGGTGCAGCAAGGTGTCGGTGCCGATGACCACGGCGTTGTCCAGCACCATCAGTTCGAACTGGTGGAACTCGGTGATCGTGGCGCCCCCGCGCATGGCGAACTCCACGCCGACATGAACGGTGTCGTCGCCGGTGGAGCGGGGGGCGGACACCACGGTGACCTGCTTGACCCGTGCCCAGCGCGCGTCGAAGTCGTCGCGGCCCTCGGCTCGAAGCTCGGGGCCGAGATGTGCCCAGGCCGCGTCCGGGTTGTCCGGAAGTTGCGCGTAGAAGTCGGCCACCACGGCCTCCATCTCGGCAGGGGTGAGCGTTCTCGTGGTGGAGGTGGGTGCGGTGGTGGTCGGCTGCTGGGCGCCGGCGTTGGGCGGTGCTTCGTCGCCGTTGGTCAGCACGAGCAGGATCGTCACGAGCAGTGCCGCGCCGACCGCGGCCGCGGCGTAGGTCCAGGGTTTGGTCCGCCGCCGCGCCGGCTCGTGACCGGCGGCCGGACTCATGTCCAGGCGCGTGCCGCCCGCGTTGGCGCGGCTCACCGCCTGCGTGGGCGGGCCTGGCACTGCCGGTATCGGCTGGGTGTGGTCCAGATCGGGAGCCTGTCCCGAGGCGATCGCCCGCATGGATTCGCGAGCCTGCTCGGCGGTGGGGCGCAGCCGCGGGTCGTCGGCGAGCATGCCGAGCAGCAGTGGGGTGAGCGCACCCGCTCGGCTCGGTGGCGCCACCACGCCCGCGGCGACCCGATGCAGCACTCCCAGCGGGTTCGTCTCGTCGTCGCCGAACGGCGGCGAGCCCTCCACGGCCGCGTAGACGGTCGCGCCGAGGGAGTACATGTCGGAGGCCGTGCTGGGTTGCTGCCCCCTGGCGACCTCCGGTGCCAGGTATGCGGGGGTGCCCGCGACCACGCCCGCCCTGGTCACCGAGATGTCGCCGCCCGCGTGCGAGATGCCGAAGTCGGCGAGCTTGGCCGTGCCGTCCTCGCCGATGAGCACGTTGGCCGGTTTGACGTCGCGGTGCACGATGCCCGCGCGGTGTGCCGCCGCCAGCGCGGAGGCGACCTGCGTGCCTACCCGTGCTGCGGCCGCGGGGCTCAACGCGCCTTCGCGAGCCAGCACGTCGGCGAGTGTGCGCGCCGGGAAGAACTCCATGACCAGCAACGGAAGCCCTGCGTCCTCGGCGACGTCGTGCACCGCGATGGCGTTGGGATGATGCAGCCGTGCGGCGATGCGGCCCTCCCGCATCGCCCGTTGCCGCGCCTCCTCCGCGCCCGCGGCGTCGAGCCCCGGCTGGATCAGTAGTTGCTTCACCGCGACCGTGCGGCCGAGTCGTTCGTCGGCGGCCTCCCACACGATGCCCATAGCCCCGGTGCCGACATGCCGACGCAGCCGGTAACGGCCCGCCAGGAGATCACCGACCTCGCTCACGGAACATCCTCTCGCCTCGTGCAACCCGATCAGGGTAGGCGTTGAGCGGATTCGGGTGCCGCGCCGGCCTCGATCTCGACGCCGCGCTTGCGCAGTTTTCGCGTGTAGATGGTGTCGGCCGACAGCGCCCTGCCGACGAGTGTTGCCACGACGACCGCGGTCATGAGCGGCAGGATGATCGTGTACTGGCCGGTGAGCTCGAACAGCACGATCACAGCCGTGATCGGTGCGTGTGCCGCGCCCGCGAAGGCGGCGCCCATGCCGATCAGCCCGTACACGCCAGGGGCGGTGGTCAGTTGCGGCAGCCAGGTGTGTACCACGATGCCGAAGGCCGTTGCGCCCATCGCACCGATGAACAGTGACGGCGCGAACACGCCCCCCGAACCGCCGACCCCGATGGTGAGGCTGGTCGCCAGTATCTTTCCGAAGAGCAGGATCAGCAGGAAACCCAGCAGGTACTCGCCGCTCAAGGCGTTCTGCAGCACCGGATAGCCCACGCCGTACAGCTGCGGCAGCACCAACAGCAGCGCGCCTACCGCGACGCCGCCCACGGCGGGGCGAAGCCATTCCGGTCCTCGCCATAGCCGATCGCACAGCAGCTCCACCGCGTGCAGCACATGGCCGAAGAGCACGCCGATCGCGCCGATCAGCGCGCCCAGCACGACGAACAGCAGGTACTCCAGCGGGTGGTGCAGGGTGAAGCTGGGCAGGTTCAACAACGCCTCGTCGCCGAGTACGGCCCGGCCGACGACGCTCGCGGTGACGCTGGCCAGCACCACCGCGCCGAACGATTCCGCGGCGAAGTCGCGCAGCAGCAGTTCCATCGCGAAGAACGGTCCCGCCAGCGGTGCGTTGAAGGTGGCCGCGATGCCACCTGCCGCGCCGCAGGCCACGAGGACACGCAGCCGGGAACGGGGCAGCCGCATCGCCCGCCCGAAGGCTGACCCCAACGCCGAGCCGATTTGCACGATCGGACCTTCCCTGCCCACCGAGCCGCCGGATCCGATACACAGCGCGGAAGCGATTGCCTTTACCGCGCTCACCTTGCCCGGGATCTCGCCGCCGCGTGCCGCGACCGCGTACATCACTTCCGGGACACCGTGCCCGCGTGCTTCGGGGGCGAAGCGGTGTACCAGTGGGCCGTACAGCAGGCCGGCGAGGGCGGGCGCGAGCAGCAGGAACCACGGGCCGAGTGCGGGCAGCCACGGGTGCGCCTCGCCGCCCGCCACGGAGTAGTCGGCGTGACCCGAGAACAGCCACGTGAACGATCCGACCAGCCAGCGGAACACGATCGCACCGAGGCCCGCCGCCGCGCCGATCACGACGGAGAGCGTGGCCAACCCTGACGAGCTTTGCCGCAACCAGATCAAGGTCCGAGACACAATTGCATTGTGCAACACTTGTCCAGTGCGGCAGTAGTGGTGGTGCTGTACAACGGAGGCATGTCAGAGGATGTCGACACGATCACCGATGCCGTGCTGACCGCATCAAGGCTGCTCGTGGCGGTTTCGGCCCGGTCGATCGCGGCGGTCGACGAGTCCATCACGATCCCGCAGTTCCGGCTGCTTGTGGTGCTGGAAAGCCGCGGGCGCAGCAAACTCACGACACTGGCCGAGCAACTGGGGGTCAACCCGTCGACGGCGACGCGGATGGTGGACCGGTTGGTGGTCAGCGGGCTGGTCAGCAGGCAGGCGAATCCCGATTCCCGGCGGGAGTTGCTCGTGGGTCTCACCGAGGTCGGTGCCTCGGTCGTTCGAGCCGTCACCGAGCGCAGGCGGGCAGAGGTGAGCCGGATCGTCGAGCGCATGCCTGCCGAGGCGCGGCACGGTCTGGTGCGGGCGCTGTCGGCGTTCACCGAGGCCGGAAACGAGCCGTCGGTGACGGCCCACGGGGAGGTCGTGTGGGTCTGACTATCCCACGGTTGCCCGGTGCCTCGTCCGGAGTGGACGGTAGGTGTGGAGTACGGCGAGCGTGGCGGCCAGGTACAGGCACTGTTGCAGGATTCGGGGCAGCAGCGGGGTTACCGGGTCGCCGCCGAGGGTGAGCCCTTCCAGCGCCGCGTAGATGTTGGCGGGCAACATCGCCAGTAGCAGCAGGCTCAACCCGGCCGCCGCCCATCCGGCCGTGCGCCGGTGCAGCAGGCCCAGTGCGCCCACGAATTCCAGGATGCCGGTAACGGTCACGAGCAGGCTCGGCGAAGGGAGGGCGGGCGGCACCATCGCGATCAGATCGTCGCGGTAGGCGACGAAATGCACGGTGGCGGTCATGGTGAACATGACGGCGAGTCCGCCGCGTAACGCGACGTGCCAGCGACGTCTGCCGACCACGATGAGCAGCAACGTGGTGCCGACGAGGGCGAGCAGCGGGCCCATGAGCGCTCCCGTTCCGGTCAAAACTTGTCACTGGATAGATTGCCTCGCGAGGGGAATCTTGTCAACGACAAGTTCGAGTTTCGTCGCTAGGACAGGGGCAGGGTGTGGCGATCGAAAGGGGAGAGCGGCGGAGCTATATAGTGCGACAAGCGGGACATCAGGGACCGCGCGACCGGATCCACCCGGTCAGGGCCGGTAGCTCAGTAGGTTAGAGCAGGGGACTCATAATCCCTTGGCCGCGGGTTCGAGCCCCGCCCGGCCCACTCGACCGTAGCATCGGTAGCCCTCCGGTTCGTTTGACCTGTGGCTTCGCCTCCTGAGGGGTTACCGATGGAGCCTTGTCAGTTGTGGCATTGCGCGAACTCTGTCGTGCTTTGTCATCGGCCGTGTCCAGCGTCGGCCGTCTTGGGTGGGTCCGCTTGACCGCTTCGGTCAGCGTGGTCGGCCGGATCGGCGATGCGGTAACCGACGCCGTGCGAGGTGGTGATGATCGCGGGTTTGCCCAGTTTGCGGCGCAGCCTGCCGATAGTGACGGTGACGGTGTTGGTGAACGGGTTGGTGTTCTCGTCCCAGACCCGTTCGAGCAGGTTCTCAGTGCTGAGGTAGTCCGGGCTGGCCTGTAGGAGGGCTTCCAGGAGTGCGAATTCCTTGACCGAGAGGTCGAGCTGCCGGCCGTCGCGGGTGGCGGTGCGGCGTGCGGGGTCGAGTTCGATGCCTGCCCCGCGCAAGGTGCGGGCGCGGGCGGTTGGGCGTCGGCGCGCTAGCGCACGTACTCGCAGGATGAGTTCGGGAAAGTGGAAGGGCTTGGCGAGGTAGTCGTCGGCTCCGAGGGTGAGGCCGCTGACCCGGTCTCCGGGGGAACCCGCCGCGGTCAGCATGAGGACCATCGCGCGGTCCTCTCGCTCGGTGATCAGCTGGCAAAGGGTGTCCCCGTGGATTCCGGGCAGGTCGCGGTCGAGCACGATCACGTCGTAGGGGTTGAGGTCGAGTTTGGTGGCGGCGGCCACGCCGTCGTGGGCGATGTCGACGGCCATGCCCTGGTCCCGGAGGCCTTCGGCCAGGACATCGGCCAGTGAGCGTGCGTCTTCGACCACTAGGATCCTCATGCCGGAACTCGTTCCGCGGTCCGTGGCAACGAGATGACGACGCGCAGCCCGCCTGCCGGTCGTGCGTGCAGTTGCAGGCGGCCGATGTGGGCGTCGGTGATGGCCGCGACGATCGACAGGCCAAGTCCGGAGCCGCGCTCCGATCCGGTCCGGTCGGCGACGAGTCGCTGGAACGGCTGGGTGAGGCGGTCGACGTGCTCTTGGTCGAGAACCGCACCGCTCGTCTCCACGACGAGTGCCACGGTGCCGTGCTCGTCTTCCGTTGCGACCCGGATCCAGCCACCGTTCTGGTTGTGCACGATCGCGTTGTCGATGACGTTGTCCACCATGCAAGCCAGCAGTGTGGGGCTGCCGTGGATCGAGGCGGTGTCCCGCAGGTCGCCGTCGTCGAGGGTCAGGTTCTTCTCCGCGATGTTGGTGGCGCGTGCTGTCAGGGCCGCGGACGCCAGATGACGCAGTGAGACCGGAGTTTCGTCGTCGAGCACGTCGTGCTGCGCACGGGCGAGGACGAGAAGGCCCTCCAGGAGGCGGTCGACCCGGTCGAGTTCGGTGCGGAACCGGTTGGCCAGTGTGATCGTCTGGGTTGAGGCTCGGGGTTTCGCCACGGCGACGTCCAACGACGCCCGCATGGTCGCCAGCGGGGTGCGCAGCTCGTGCGAGGCGTTGGCCACGAACCGGCGTTGGGCGGCGAAGGATGCCTCCAGTCGCTCCAGCAGGTCGTCAATGGTGTCCGCGAGGTCCTTGACCTCATCGGCCGGGCCCGGCACTGCTAGCCGCTCGTGCAGGTTCTCGGCGGAGATCTGCCGCGTGGCCGCGGTGATGGTCCGCAGCGGGCGCAGCACCCGGCCGGCGACGATCCCGCCCAGTACCACCGAGACCACGACCATCACGGCGAGCGCGATCAACGAGCCGGCCAGCAGCTGATGCGACCGCGCCGCCTCCATCTCTGACAGCTGGGCCTGCAGTCCGTGGATGAGCTCCTGCGCGGCGGCAAGGCTGGTCTGCTCGGCGGGCGGAGACCGCACCGGCGCGGTCACGGCCACTCGCTCCCCGGCCAGCAGGTTGGTCAGCACCAGCAGAACGATCCCGGACACGAGGAACAGGCCGACGTAAAGGAGGGTGAATCGCAGTCGTACTGTCCGCGCTTGTCGCGTCAGACGCCGTAGCTTGTCCATGTCCTCTCCCCGGTATGCGGCCTCCAGGATGCCGTATGGGACCTAACAGCGGCATGACAGCGGTGGTTCGGACGGTGTTAGGGCCCGGTCCGTAGAACGGACGCGTGCAATCAATCAACCAACGTTTCACCGCGGCGGCGCGCCAGGAGTGGCTTACCTTCCGCAGTCGGGGCCGGATCGTCGCGCTAGCTGTCGCGGCGGTGGTCGTCATCCTGTTCGGACTGCTCTTCGCGTTCAGCAACCGCTCCACCTGCAGCCAAGGGACCGTCGAGGTCGCCTGTCCCACCGACCCGGTGGGACCGCGGGGCCAAGCGGTGAGCGACACGTTCTACTTCGGGCACCGGCCACTCGCCGGCGACGGCAGCATCACCGTCCGGATGACCTCGATGACGGGCATCATCACCTACCCGCCGCCGAACCACGACGAGATCGTGCCCGGTCTCGTGCCGTGGGCGAAAGCGGGCATCATGATCAAGGACGGTGTCACGCAGGGCTCCTCCTACGCGGCGCTCATGGTCACCGGCGGCAACGGTGTGCGGATGCAGTCCGACTACGTCCACGACACGGCCGGCCGCCCCGGCGGCCTGTCGCCACAGGCACCGCGCTGGCTACGGCTGACCCGCTCCGGCGACACCGTCACCGGCTACGAGTCGGCCGACGGTGCCCACTGGACGCAGGTCGGCACGGCTCATCTCGCCGGGCTTTCCGAGACGGTCCAGGTAGGACTGTTCGCCGCGTCTCCGGGAGACCTTACGCTCAGGCCCACCGGCCTTGGGGCGAGCGCCTCGGAGGTGCGCTTCACGCAGGCCACCGCCACCTTCGACAACGTCACCCTGAGCGGCGTGGCCGACGCCGCATGGCGCGGCGAGCCGGTGGGCGACATGGGCCACACCGAGTGGGAGCGCGAGCATCGGGCGCCCGGACTCGTCACGTCGAACGGCACGTTCATCGTCACCGGGTCCGGCGATATCGGGCCGATCGGTACCGTCGGCGGCTACGACGTCGAGGACACCCTGATCGGCCTGGCCATCGGCCTGACCATCGTGATCATCGTGGTGGCACGGTTCATGACCCGAGGGCACCGACCCAGTACGACTGGCGCTTTACCGCTCAGCGCCCGGGCTTTGACAGTGAAATCCGCCGTCATCGGTGTCGTGACATTCTTGACCGGGCTCGCCATCGCGGGCGTGGCATTACCGGTCGGCGTGGCGATGCTGCGCGCCAACGGCGGCAATGTCCGTCCGGTGTCCACGCTCACGGAACTGCGGGTCATCGTCG encodes:
- a CDS encoding sensor histidine kinase, translating into MSGIVLLVLTNLLAGERVAVTAPVRSPPAEQTSLAAAQELIHGLQAQLSEMEAARSHQLLAGSLIALAVMVVVSVVLGGIVAGRVLRPLRTITAATRQISAENLHERLAVPGPADEVKDLADTIDDLLERLEASFAAQRRFVANASHELRTPLATMRASLDVAVAKPRASTQTITLANRFRTELDRVDRLLEGLLVLARAQHDVLDDETPVSLRHLASAALTARATNIAEKNLTLDDGDLRDTASIHGSPTLLACMVDNVIDNAIVHNQNGGWIRVATEDEHGTVALVVETSGAVLDQEHVDRLTQPFQRLVADRTGSERGSGLGLSIVAAITDAHIGRLQLHARPAGGLRVVISLPRTAERVPA
- a CDS encoding DUF1349 domain-containing protein gives rise to the protein MQSINQRFTAAARQEWLTFRSRGRIVALAVAAVVVILFGLLFAFSNRSTCSQGTVEVACPTDPVGPRGQAVSDTFYFGHRPLAGDGSITVRMTSMTGIITYPPPNHDEIVPGLVPWAKAGIMIKDGVTQGSSYAALMVTGGNGVRMQSDYVHDTAGRPGGLSPQAPRWLRLTRSGDTVTGYESADGAHWTQVGTAHLAGLSETVQVGLFAASPGDLTLRPTGLGASASEVRFTQATATFDNVTLSGVADAAWRGEPVGDMGHTEWEREHRAPGLVTSNGTFIVTGSGDIGPIGTVGGYDVEDTLIGLAIGLTIVIIVVARFMTRGHRPSTTGALPLSARALTVKSAVIGVVTFLTGLAIAGVALPVGVAMLRANGGNVRPVSTLTELRVIVGVAGLVAVAALFTLALGALFRRAWVVSLVAIAAIVVPYIMAALPLLPETVADWLLRLTPAAGFAVQQTREEFPQVVANYAPSAGYYPLPGWAGLAVLCGYTAALLGLVVLRLRRSPVASSPKPKWR
- a CDS encoding response regulator transcription factor, producing the protein MRILVVEDARSLADVLAEGLRDQGMAVDIAHDGVAAATKLDLNPYDVIVLDRDLPGIHGDTLCQLITEREDRAMVLMLTAAGSPGDRVSGLTLGADDYLAKPFHFPELILRVRALARRRPTARARTLRGAGIELDPARRTATRDGRQLDLSVKEFALLEALLQASPDYLSTENLLERVWDENTNPFTNTVTVTIGRLRRKLGKPAIITTSHGVGYRIADPADHADRSGQADPPKTADAGHGR